CAGCCGCGCCGCGCAGCTGCGCCCGATGCTCGATGCGTTCGGGCCCGACGCCGTGCGCGCCTGGGTGCATGGCTTGGGTGTGGCGACGTTCGTCGGCTCGTCGCAGCGCGTGTTCCCGACCGAGATGAAAGCCGCGCCCCTGTTGCGGGCGTGGCTGCACCGGCTGCGCGAAGCGGGTGTGCACCTGCACCAGCGCCACCGCTGGAGCGGCTGGCAGGACGGTGCGCTGCGGTTCGATACGCCGGCCGGTCCCACCGCGGTGCGGCCCGCCGCGACGGTCCTGGCGCTGGGCGGCGCCAGCTGGGCGCGGCTGGGTTCCGACGGCGCCTGGGTGCGGCTGCTGGCGCAGCACGGCATCGGCGTGGCGCCGCTGCAGCCGGCCAATTGCGGCTTCGACGTGGGCTGGAGCGAGCATTTCGCCAGCCGCCATGCGGGGCAGCCGCTGACGACGGTGGCGGCCACCTGGACGGATGGCGCCGGCCAGCGCGTGCGCAGGCAGGGCCAGTTCGTCGTCACGGCCACCGGCGTCGAAGGCAGCTTGGTGTATGCCATGTCCGCGCCCGTGCGCGACGCGATCGCGGCACACGGCAGCGCCACCATCGAACTGGACCTGCTGCCCGACCTGACGCACGAGCGCGTGCTGGAAGAGGTCGCGCGGCCGCGCGGCAGCCGTTCGCTGGCGTCGCATCTGCAGGGCCGCCTGCACGTCAAGGGCGTCAAGGCTGGCCTGCTGCACGAATGCCTGGGCAAGGAGGAATACCACGATCCGGCCAGGCTGGCGGCCGCCCTGAAAGCGTTGCCCCTGACGTTGCGCGCGCCGCGCCCGATCGACGAGGCGATCAGCAGCGCGGGCGGGGTGCGTTTCGAGGAGCTGGCGGGCACGATGCTGCGCGCAGTGCCGGGCGTATTCGTCGCCGGCGAAATGCTGGACTGGGAAGCGCCCACGGGCGGCTATTTGCTGACGGCCTGCCTGGCCAGCGGCGTGGCGGCCGGGCGCGACGTGGCGCGCTGGCTGGACGCTCGCCAGCCCGGCTACTCGAACTCGACCGAGCCGGAGCCGGTGCGGCTGACCACGCGCTCGTCCGGATTGCCGTAGACGGTCGCGTCGCCGCTGCCGGCGACCGACACGACGACCGACTTGCGGGCGAATGCACGGGTGGAGCCGGAGCCATGGATCTTGACGATGGCGTCGTCGCAGGCCATGTGCTCGGCATCGATGTCGCCCGAGCCGGAGATCTCGGCGGACAGGTTGCGGCAACTGCCCGACGTGGCGATCGTGCCCGAGCCGACCATTTCCAGTTCCACATCCTCGCTGTTGCCGGCCTTGACGTCCAGCGTGCCCGAACCCCGCACCGCCGCCTTGACGTGGCGGTAGCGGCCGTTGAACGACAGGCTGCCGGAACCATTCATCGTCAAGGTCAGGCGCTCGCCCGAGAAGCCGTGCACGCTGCTGTCGCCGTTGCCGCGCACCGTGATCTCGGCCAGCGACGGCAGCTCGAGCTCGACCTGCAGGGGGCGGCGGTGATGAAATACCATGCCCGTCGTGCCGATCCGCAGCGTTTCGTGCTCCTGCGTCGTCGCGACATTGCCCAGCAGGCGCTGCTCGCCCCGCACCCGCAGCTTCGGCACGCTGCCCTGGCGCACGGTCAGGTCGATGGGGCCTTCCAGGTCGATGGCGCGGATGCCGTTGCCGATCTCGCGCGTTTCCGTGCGCGTGACGCGGCCCGCCGTGCTGGAAGGATTGGCGACGCCCTGGGCACGCAGCATGCTGTACGACACGCCGACCAGCACGAAGGCCAGCACCAGCAGCGACAGGGCGATCTTGACGAGTGTTCGCAGGCGCATGTCAGCGTCCTCGCAGCAGGGAGTAGTTCATTTGCACATAGCGCTTCAGGCCGATGGCCGTGAAGCGGGTGACGACCAGCGACAACAGGAACAGGCCGATGCCGCCGAGGATCATGGAACCGCCCAATACCGTCTGTGCGGCGCGCGACGAGCCTTCGCGGTCGATGACGATGCGCACGCTGCCGTCCGCCATCGCCTCCGCGCTGTCGAGGATGCGTTCGGAGCGGCTGGCCATGGCCCCGTCGGCGCGTTCGGCGACTGCCTCCTGCTCGACGCGGATGCCTTCGTCGCCGATCGAGATGCGGGTTTCGACCGGGCCGTCCTCGTCGCTGTCGGTGGAGAACCCCATCACGTGGTGCAGGGGGCCGGACAGGACGATCTCGTTGGCGCCTGCCAGGCCGCTGGCGGTGATGGCGACGCCGCTGACATAGACGCTGGCCGAGGCGATGTAGAGCGCCATCAGGAGCGCCGCGAAGACGGCGGCCGGCACCACCATGAACAGGTTGAACACGGTCAGGCCCGCAAAGGAGACGGCCATGCGCAGCGCGCCCGCCGGCCGCTTGCGCGGCTCCAGCGTGGCCATGTGCGCGTTGGCGCGCAACGTCATGGCGATCTTGCGCGGCTCGTCCAGTTCCGCCGCCACCTCGGCCTCGCTGCGCCCGACCGTCAGGCCGTCGATGAAGCGCTGCTCGTAATACGCCAGGGTGCGCGCCACCTGTTCCGGCGGCAGGCCGGCCAGCGCCTTGCGCAGCGCGTCGAGGTAGTCCTCTTTGCTCATTGCCGCCATTCCCCGCCTACGCGTGCTGCAGCAGCGGCAGCGCATCCGCGTGCGTGGCGACCGCGCTGCTGGTGACTATCACGGCGACGCTGGCCGTCGCGAGCGCCACCACCAGCGCCGCCGCCAGTGCCAGGGTTGCCGGTCTTGCCGATGCGCTGCGTCTCATGTGTTGCCTCTTTCGTCATCCAGGTTGTCCATGCTGGCACTGTACGCAGCCGGCCGCCGGCCCACCAGTTGCTTGCGACAGGCTGCAGGAATGGCGCCCCAGGCGGCGGCGAGAGAGGACAGGCGGCCATGCTCAGCGCCGCTGGCGCAGCAGGGCGGCGGCGGCCAGGCCGCTGCGCACGGCCATTTCCAGGGTGGCCGGATAGTCGCCGGCGGTGTAGTCGCCGGCCAGCACGAGGCCCGGCCACGGCGTGGCGTTGGCGGGACGCGCCAGTCCCGGCGTGCTGGCGTGGGTGGCCCGCTTTTCCGTGACGACGGTGCTCCAGACGGGCGTGGCCAGCGCCGGCAGGCCGAATTCGGCCGCCAGTTGCACCGCGATCGCGGCAGCGAGGTCCGGCCGGGGCAACGCGGCGGCCTCTCCGGCGGCGCTGACGATGACTGCCAGCATGCCGGACTGGCCGTCGTCCAGCTGGCCACGGTCGAACACGAACTGGCCCCAGCGGCCCGCCGCCGCAGCGTCTTCCAGCGCGAAGAACGGTTGCGCCAGCCGCAGCGCCGGGTCGTACTGCAGGTAGCAGGTCGCAATCGGTTCGGGCGCCAGCGCATCCAGCAGCGCCGTCACGGGCCCACTGTCCGGCAATGGCGCCAGCAGCTGGCTTGCCGCCGCCGGGGCCACCGCCAGCACGATGCCGTCGAACGTTTCGTCGCCCACGCGCCAGTGCGCGCCGTCCGGCACGAGCGCCTCGACCCGCGCGCCGGTGCGGACCATGGCGCCATGGCTTGCCAGCCAGCGGGCCGCGGCATCGGGAAACAGCGCGGACAGGTCGGCGCGGGGCAGCAGCATGTCGGACGCGGCGCGGCCGGCGCCCAGGCTGTCGCGCAGCACGGCGAGGAACACGTTTGCCGAAGCCTGCCCGGGTGCCGTGTTCAGTGCGGCCAGGCACAGGGGCCGCCACATCAGCCGGTACAGCCGTTCGGTCTGGTCGAAGCGTTCCAGCAGTTCGGTCACGCTGCAGTCGTGGTCCAGGCGCCAGCCCAGCCAGCGCGCGGTCGTCGAGAAGCGCGCCATCGCCAGCTTGTCGGCGCGCGCCAGCCCCTGGGCGCGCAGCAGGGCCACTGCCAGGTGCAGCGGCGCGGGCAGGCGCGGCGCCACGAAGTCCATGCCGCCACTGCCGGGCGGGTAGCGCATCTGCAGCGGCAAGGTGAGGAAGGCCTGGCGCCGGTCGACGCCGACGGTGGCCAGCAGGCGCAGCGTGCGGTCGTAGGCACCCAGCAGGATGTGCTGGCCGTTGTCCAGGGTGCGGCCGGCGTGCTCGATGCGGCGGGCCCGCCCGCCCAGGGTACGGGCAGCCTCGAACAGCGTGACCCGGACCCCGCGACGCGCCAGGTCGACGGCGGCCGCGCACCCGGCCCAGCCGCCGCCGACGACGGCAACGGACGGCGTCATGCCAAGGCGCGCATCAGCTGCGCACCCACGTCTTCCAGGCCAGCCACAGCTTGCGCAGCGGCGTCAGCGAAATGCGCTGGGTCAGCACGTGGTAGCCGTCGCGCTGGATCTCGTCCAGCAAGGTGCGGTAGATGGCCGCCATGATCAGGCCGGGGCGCTGCGCGCGCCGGTCTTCCTTCGGCAGCAGCGCGAACGCCTCGTCATAGGCCTGCTGCGCACGCGCGGCCTGGAACGCCATCAGCTTGGTGAAGTTGTCCGTGTGGCGGGCGTTCAGCAGGTCGGCCGCGGTCACGCCGAACTGCTGCAGCTCGTTGATCGGCAGGTAGATGCGGCCCTTGCGGGCATCCTCGCCCACGTCGCGGATGATGTTGGTCAGCTGGAACGCATGGCCCAGCTTTTCCGCATACTGCAGGGTCTCCGGCCGGGTAGCGCCGAAAATGCTGGCCGACAGGATGCCGACCACGCTGGCCACGTGCCAGCAGTACTTGGTCAGGCCCGCGTAATCGAGATAGCGGGTCTGGTTCAGGTCCATCTCCATGCCGTCGATGATGGCGTGCAGGTGCTCCTGCTTCAGTGTGTAGGTGTGCAGGAAGGGCTGCAGGGCCTTGGTGACGGGGTGCGTCGGCTTGCCCTCGACCATGGCGCCCAGCTCCGTGCGCCACCAGGCCAGCTTGATGCGGGCCAGCGATTCGTCGCTGGTTTCGTCGACCGTGTCGTCCACTTCGCGGCAGAAGGCATACAGCGCCGTGATCGCGCGGCGGCGTTCGGGCGGCAGGAACAGGAAGCTGTAATAGAAACTGGAGCCGCTTTGGGCGGCCTTCTGCTGGCAGTATTCGTCGGGAGACATATTATTATGGTCGAAGTGAAGCGGAAAAGCCGCTATTCTATAGGCAACTGCCCGTTCAGCCTCGTCTCATCCGCAACGCCCGCCAGAAAACCTTGAGCCAGTCCAGTCGCGCCAGCTTCGGGCGACGCCGGAACACGTCGTGGTCGACCTCCTCGATCGCCTCCAGGATGCGCAGGCCGCCTTGCACCACCAGGCGCAACTCCAGGCCGATGCGGCCCGGCAGGCGCAGTGCCAGCGGCGCGCCGGACAGCATCAGCGCGCGCGCCCGCTGCACCTCGAAGCGCATCAGGGCGCGCCATTTGCCGCGCGCTTCCGGCGCGGCCATCTGCGCCGGCGGCACGGCGAACCGGGCCAGGTCTTCCATCGGCAGGTAGATGCGCTCCTTGGTCTCGTCGATCGCGACGTCCTGCAGGAAGTTGATCAGCTGGAGCGCGGAGCAGATCGCATTCGAGTCGCGCACGTTTTCGTCGCTGGCCGCGCCGTATAGATGAAGCATCAGCAGGCCGACCGGGTTGGCCGAGCGGGCGCAGTAGTCCAGCAGGGCCTCGTAGGTCTGGTAGCGCGTCACGACGATGTCCTGGCGGAAGGCCGACAGCAGGTCGTGGAACGGCTTGAACGGCAGGTCGTATTCGCGGATGACGCCAGCCAGGCGCTGGAACAGGGGCGGCAGGGCGCCGCGACCCAGTTCGATGTGCACCAGCGCCGCCTCGTACTCGTGCAGCGCGGCCAGGCGCTGTTCGGGCGTGGCATCGCCTTCGTCGGCGATGTCGTCGGCGCTGCGGGCAAACGCATAGATCGCCTCGACGGCGGGAATCAGGCGTTTCGGCAGCAGCAGGGAAGCGACCGGGAAGTTTTCGTAATGCTCGACGGGCATAGGCAGAGTACAGACTGGACCAGGTAGTGGGTGCGCTCGAAATAAATGACGCCAAAGTCATTTTCAAACGATGACACCGCGACTATAATTTTTAACTTAACGGAAAGTCATTTATTTAATCGCTGCAATCATAGTGGCATTCGGTTACCACCGCAATCGAGATGCGGGCGCGGCCCCGAGAGAAGAAGTAAAAGGAGAACGATGTGCAAGTCCTGAAGTCCCCCCTGACGCTGCTGGCCGTGGCGGCGCTGCTGGTCGCCTGTTCCAAGCCGGCCGAGAAGTCGGAAGATATCCGCCCCGTGCGCGCCATCGTGCTGGCCGCGTCGTCCGTCGACGTCGACGCCGAATTTTCCGGCGAGGTGCGGGCCCGCTACGAGTCGCGCCTGGGTTTCCGCGTGCCCGGCAAGATTGTCTCGCGCAAGGTGGAGGTAGGCAGCACGGTAAAACGTGGCCAGGTGCTGATGCAGCTGGACCCGCAGGACTTGCAGTTGTCGCAGGCGCAGGCGCTGGCCTCGCTGCGCGCGGCCGAGACGAGCCGCGACCTGGCGGACGCGGAGCTGAAGCGCTACCGCGAGCTGCGGCGGCAGAATTTCGTCAGCCAGGCCGTGCTGGACCAGCGCGAGTCGGCCTATAAGTCCGCGCAGGCCAATGTGGAGGCCGCGCGCGCGCTGTACCGCACCCAGTCGAACCAGGCCGGCTATGCCAGCCTGACTTCCGACGTCGACGGTGTCGTCACCGCGATCGACGCCGAGACGGGCATGGTGGTCGCCGCCGGCACGCCGGTGGTGCGGGTGGCGCGCACGGACGAGAAGGAAGTGGTGTTCGGTGTCCCTGAAGACAAGGTCGAGGCCCTGCGCAAGCTGGCGACCGTCAAGGTGCGGCTGTGGTCGGACCCCGACCATCCGTTTACCGGCAAGATCCGCGAAGTGGCGCCCGTGGCCGACCCGGCCACGCGCACCTACGCGTTCAAGGTCACGCTGCCGCCGGAAGTGACGGCGGCGAAGCTGGGCATGACGGCCGTGGCCCGGTTCGAATCGCATTCGGACGCACCGCGCATCAAGGTGCCGCTGTCTGCGCTGTACCACGAGAAGAACGCCACCTCGGCCTGGGTCGTGGAGCGGGGCGTCGTCAAGCTGGTGCCCGTGACCGTGGCCGGCGCGGACGGCAACGACCTGGTCGTCGACAAGGGCCTCGCGCCCGGCCAGACGGTCGTCACGGCCGGCGTGCACCTGCTCAAACCGGGCCAGAAGGTGACGATCCTGGGCGACGACCTGCCGAAGGCGGCCGGAGCCGCCAAATGAAGGACTTCAACCTGTCGCGCTGGGCGCTGGAACACATCCCGCTGACGCGCTACCTGATCGCCGTGATGCTGATCGGCGGCATGCTCAGCTACAAGAACCTGGGCCAGGACGAGGACCCGCCGTTCACGTTCCGGGCGATGGTGGTGCAGGCCTTCTGGCCGGGCGCGACCGCGCTGCAGATGGCCGACCAGGTCACCGACAAGCTGGAAAAGAAGCTGCAGGAGACGCCCTACATCGACGAGATCAGCAGCTACTCGAAGCCGGGCCAGACCTTGATCATCCTGAACCTGCGCGAATCCACGCCGCCCAAGGAGACGGCGGCGGCCTGGTACCAGGTGCGCAAGAAGATCGGCGACATCCGCAGTACCTTGCCGGCCGGCGTGCAGGGCCCCGTCTTCAACGACGAATTCGGCGATACCTACGGCTCCATCTTCGCGCTGTCCGGCGACGGCTTCACGTATGCGCAGATGAAGGACTATGCGGACTTCGTGCGCCAGCAGTTGCTGGCCGTGCCCAAGGTGTCGAAGGTCGAACTGTTCGGCGTGCAGGAAGAGAAGATCACCATCGAGTTCTCGCACCAGAAGTTCGCCCAGCTGGGCATCTCGTTCGACCAGATCGTCAACCAGATCGCCACCCAGAACAGCGTCGAATCGACCGGCACGCTGGTCACGCCGAGCGACAACCTGCAGGTGCGCGTCACGGGTGCGCTGGTGACGGTCAAGGACCTGGAGAACCTCGAGCTGCGCGCCAGCGGCACCACGTTCCGCCTGGGCGACTTCGCCCGGGTCACGCGCGGCTATGAAGACCCGCCATTGGAGAAGATGCGCTTCAACGGCAAGGAGGTGATCGGCCTCGGGGTGTCGATGGAAAAGGGCGGCAACATCATCGAACTGGGCAAGGCCATGGAAGCGACGGTGTCCGCGCTGAAGGGCAAGCTCCCCGTCGGCATCGAGCTCGAACGCGTGTCGAACCAGCCGCAGGCCGTCACCGCGTCCGTCGGCGAATTCGTGCGCACGCTGATCGAGGCGGTGCTGATCGTGCTGGCCGTCAGCTTCGTGGCGCTCGGCCTGCACACCAAGCCGAAGCTGCGCCTGGACGTGCGCCCCGGCCTGGTGGTGGCGCTGACGATCCCGCTGGTGCTGGCCGTGACGTTCCTGTTCATGCGCATGCTCGACATCGACCTGCACAAGATCTCGCTGGGCGCGCTGATCATCGCACTGGGCCTCCTGGTGGACGACGCCATCATCGCCGTCGAGATGATGGTGCGGAAAATGGAAGAGGGCCTGTCGCGCTTCGATGCGGCGACCTATGCCTACACATCGACCGCGCTGCCGATGCTGACGGGGACCTTGATCACGGTGGCAGGCTTCCTGCCGATCGGGCTGGCCAAGTCGGCCGCCGGCGAATACACGTTCTCGCTGTTCTCCGTGAACGCGATCGCGCTGATCACGTCGTGGGTCGTGGCCGTGGTGTTTACGCCCTACATCGGCTACATCCTGCTGAAGGTCAAACCGCACGCCGAGGGCGAGCATGGCCACGACGTGTTCGACACGCCGGGCTTCCGCCGCTTCCGCGCCGTCGTCACCTGGTGCGTCGAATGGCGCAAGGTCACCATCGGCGCCACCCTGCTGGTGTTCGCGCTGGGCATCTACGGCTTCAACTTCATCGAGAAGCAGTTCTTCCCCGATTCGTCGCGCCCCGAGCTGATGGTGGAGATGTGGTCGCCCGAGGGCACGGCGTTTGCCGCCAACGAGGTGCAGGTGAAGAAGTTCGAGGCGTTCATCCGCGCCCAGCCGGGCGTGGAGAGCGTGACGAGCTACGTGGGCACGGGCAGCCCGCGCTTCTACCTGCCGCTGGACCAGATCTTCCCGCAGTCGAACGTGTCGCAGATCGTCGTGCTGCCGAAGGACCTGGCCGCGCGCGCCGCGCTGTACAAGCAGATCACGCAGGTGTTCAAGACCGACTTCCCGGAGGTGCGCGGGCGCGTCAAGCTGCTGCCGAACGGCCCGCCGGTACCGTATCCCGTGCAGTTCCGCGTGACCGGCACCGAGGTCGACAAGGTGCGCGCGATCGCCGACCAGGTCAAGGACATCATGCGCGCCAATCCGAGCGCGGTGGGCGTCAACGACAACTGGAACGAGTCCGTCAAGGTGCTGCGCCTCGACCTGGACCAGGACCGGATGCGCGCGCTGGGCGTCACGTCGCAGACGGTGATGCGGGTAGCGAACACGATCCTGTCCGGCACCACGGTGGGCCAGTTCCGCGAAGGGATCCGCCTGGTCGACATCCAGGTGCGCCAGCCGGTGGCGGAGCGCAGCACGATGGAGATGCTGAACAACACCAACGTGCCGACGGCGTCCGGCAAGTCGGTGCCGATCTCGCAACTGGCCCGCGTCCACTTCGTGTGGGAGCCGGGCGTGGTGTGGCGCCTGGGTCGCGAATGGGCCATCACGGTGCAGGCCGACGTGGCCGAAGGCATCCAGGGGCCGACCGTCTCGGGCCAGATCAATCCGAAACTGGACGCGCTGCGCGCGCAGCTGCCGGCCGGCTACCGCATCGTCGAGAAGGGCGCCGCGTCCGACAGCGGCGAAGCGGAGCAGTCAATCGCCGTCAACCTGCCGCTGGCGCTGTTCCTGATCTTCACGCTGCTGATGCTGCAGCTCCACAGCTTCTCCCGCTCCCTGCTGGTGTTCCTGACGGGGCCGCTGGGCGTGGCCGGTGCCGCGTTCGCGTTGCTGTTGCTGGGCCGGCCGCTGGGCTTCGTCGCCAACCTGGGCATCATCGCGCTGTTCGGCATGATCATCCGCAACTCCGTGATCCTGGTCGACCAGATCGAGCAGGACATCCAGGCCGGCGCCGCGCCGTGGGATGCGATCATCGAGGCGGCCGTGCGGCGCTGCCGGCCGATTCTGCTGACGGCGGCCGCCGCCGCGCTGGCCATGATCCCGCTGTCGCGCTCCGTGTTCTGGGGTCCGATGGCCGTGGCGATCATGGGCGGCCTGGTGCTGGCCACCGCGCTGACGCTGCTGTTCCTGCCGGCGCTGTACGCGGCCTGGTTCCGCGTCAAGAAGCCGGCGCACTGACGCTGCAAAGGCCGAGCTCGTGTCCAACCGCGACGCACGCAGCAGGGGTTTCGCGGAGTGCAGCTCCGCGCCTGCGCAGGGGGAAGCGCCATGCAAGCGCTGCCCTGTTCAGACCCCGACTGCGACACGAGTTCGGCAGGTTACTGCCGGCGTGATGCTGCTTTTATTGCTCAGTTGGCGAAACGCCAAAATTCCATCCCCATTCTCGGGAAAACCCAGTAAAATACCGTGTTGAAGTTGAAAGCCCCTGTTCAATTACAGCAATTGCAGGGTAGGGCGACCCGTTTTCACTGAATGGTCGCCCTTTGCTTTTGCATACGGAGATGACTGACCGGGAAATGACGGGCGGTCAGATGCGCGAGGATGGCGAAATTGGTAGACGCACCAGGTTTAGGTCCTGACGCCAGCAATGGTGTGGGGGTTCGAGTCCCCCTCCTCGCACCAACAAGAATTCACATTTTTTGGACGATTTTTACATGGCAACTGCTGTCGAAACCTTGGGCAAACTCGAACGCCGCATCACGATTTCCTTCCCGCTGTCGGACGTCCGTTCCGAAGTGGAAAAGCGCCTGAAAGTGCAGGCCAAATCCGCTCGCGCCCCAGGCTTCCGTCCTGGCAAGGTGCCGATGAAGATGGTCGCGGCGCAGTACGGCTACCAGATCGAAACGGAAGTGCTGAACGACAAGGTCGGCCGCGCGTTCAACGACGCCGCCAACGAGAACAACCTGCGCGTCGCGGGCTTCCCGAAGATCGAGCCGAAGCAGGACGCGCCGGAAGGCCAGCTGACCTTCGACGCCACGTTCGAAGTGTACCCTGAAGTCGAAATCGGCGACCTGTCGGCCGTGGAAATCGAAACCGTCAAGTCGACCGTCACCGACGTCGAGATCGACAAGACCATCGACATCCTGCGCAAGCAGCGCGTGCACTTCCACACCAAGGGCGAGGCAGGCGAGCACGGCGACGGCGGCGCACCCATAGCCGCCAACGGCGACCGCGTGACGGTGGACTTCGTGGGCAAGATCGACGACGTCGAATTCCCGGGCGGTAAAGCCGACGACTACACGTTCGTGCTGGGCGAAGGCCGCATGCTGCCGGAATTCGAAGCCGCGACGGTCGGCCTGAAAGTGGGCGAGTCGAAGACCTTCCCGCTGGCATTCCCCGAGGATTACCACGGCAAGGACGTGGCCGGCAAGACCGCCGAGTTCACGATCACGCTGAAGAACCTGGAATGGGCGCACCTGCCGGAAGTCGACGCCGAATTCGCCAAATCGCTGGGCGTGGCCGACGGCGACCTGGCCAAGATGCGCGACGACATCAAGGTCAACCTGGAGCGTGAAGTGGCCGGCCGCATCAAGGCGCGCAACAAGGAAGCCGTGATGGACGCGCTGGCCAAGACCGCCACGCTGGACGTGCCGCAGGCGCTGATCGCACAGGACACGGAGCGCCTGGCCGAGATGACCCGCCAGGACATGGCGCAACGCGGCATGAACGTAAAAGATGTACCATTCCCACCGGAGCTGTTCCAGGACAAGGCCGAGCGCCGCGTGCGCCTGGGCCTGATCCTGTCGAAGCTGGTCGGCGACAACAACCTGCAGGCAA
This is a stretch of genomic DNA from Pseudoduganella chitinolytica. It encodes these proteins:
- the tig gene encoding trigger factor; translation: MATAVETLGKLERRITISFPLSDVRSEVEKRLKVQAKSARAPGFRPGKVPMKMVAAQYGYQIETEVLNDKVGRAFNDAANENNLRVAGFPKIEPKQDAPEGQLTFDATFEVYPEVEIGDLSAVEIETVKSTVTDVEIDKTIDILRKQRVHFHTKGEAGEHGDGGAPIAANGDRVTVDFVGKIDDVEFPGGKADDYTFVLGEGRMLPEFEAATVGLKVGESKTFPLAFPEDYHGKDVAGKTAEFTITLKNLEWAHLPEVDAEFAKSLGVADGDLAKMRDDIKVNLEREVAGRIKARNKEAVMDALAKTATLDVPQALIAQDTERLAEMTRQDMAQRGMNVKDVPFPPELFQDKAERRVRLGLILSKLVGDNNLQATPEQVKAQIEDFAQSYEDPREVLKYYYSDRRRLAEVEALVLEENVVTYVLGLSKASTKEIPFDELMGSAQQG